Proteins encoded together in one Prevotella scopos JCM 17725 window:
- a CDS encoding Gfo/Idh/MocA family protein — protein sequence MKISIIGTGMIATEVITLLKTEVKGIEITSIFSHSNQEKAEFLAKMNHIDRIYTDYDQLLKEDKADFVYIALVNSIHYEFTRKALEAGRNVIVEKPFTLTVAEAEKLAAMARERNLYLFEAISPLHTPNFHMVKDSLKKIGPIHFVQCNFSQYSSKYERYLQGDIAPAFNPDLGGGALNDLNVYNINVVIGLFGQPTATQYFANRGHNGIDTSGVMVLSYPTMTATCTAAKDSSSSSFILIQGEKGWIHIPTPANEFGSVEIMKQGKLTSYRRNAYESRLAHEFIDFKNVWEKKDYKKMEDWLDRSVNVMRVIEPHP from the coding sequence ATGAAGATTAGCATTATAGGAACAGGAATGATAGCAACTGAAGTTATCACGCTACTAAAGACAGAAGTAAAAGGGATAGAAATCACCAGTATATTTTCACATAGCAATCAGGAAAAAGCTGAATTCCTTGCAAAGATGAATCATATCGACAGGATTTATACCGATTATGATCAGCTACTTAAGGAAGACAAAGCCGACTTCGTTTATATAGCCTTAGTCAATAGCATCCATTACGAATTTACTCGTAAAGCATTAGAGGCAGGTAGAAACGTGATTGTTGAGAAACCTTTTACCCTCACAGTTGCCGAAGCTGAGAAATTAGCAGCGATGGCACGAGAGCGAAATTTATACCTCTTTGAAGCTATCTCTCCCCTACATACGCCCAACTTTCACATGGTCAAAGATAGCCTAAAGAAGATTGGTCCCATTCACTTTGTACAGTGTAATTTCTCACAATATTCAAGTAAGTACGAACGCTATTTACAAGGAGATATTGCCCCTGCCTTCAATCCCGACTTAGGGGGTGGTGCGCTGAATGACCTCAATGTCTATAACATCAATGTTGTTATCGGACTATTCGGACAACCCACTGCTACACAGTATTTTGCCAACCGTGGGCATAATGGCATTGACACCTCAGGCGTAATGGTACTCTCCTACCCTACAATGACGGCAACCTGTACCGCAGCGAAGGATTCAAGTAGTTCATCATTCATTCTCATACAAGGAGAAAAGGGATGGATACACATCCCAACACCAGCCAACGAGTTTGGTAGTGTAGAGATAATGAAACAAGGAAAGCTAACCAGTTATCGCCGTAATGCTTACGAGAGTCGCCTGGCTCACGAGTTTATAGACTTCAAGAATGTATGGGAAAAGAAAGATTATAAGAAAATGGAAGATTGGCTTGATAGGTCCGTGAATGTGATGAGGGTGATAGAGCCTCACCCCTAA
- a CDS encoding DUF3298 and DUF4163 domain-containing protein produces MNNKSFLFLLASLLFITLIAGCKVEKVSAVDKVKDSVASSSVVSDSVVSDSVVVEKDVPLVVDSIGKSYSTNKGFVDLACSFPKSGPQPLVDSIRAYLSSEMKGAADNFRKEDSQTKSFTKLADGKDMINYYAKLAYENLKRCFDDIDYSNSEFPPELSMSVLKKNETDRYVTYLSSFYTYAGGAHGLYSEHAVNFDKKTGVILRDILNRKDVKALQSILRTGLESFFRKPYVAVGEKNVEDGVKSDMNDLFIENGIIPLPKNGVYLSSEGVVFIYGQYEIAPYALGMPTFTVPYKEIGKFLSPEARHLAGIK; encoded by the coding sequence ATGAATAATAAAAGTTTTTTATTCCTTTTAGCATCTCTTTTATTTATTACTCTTATAGCTGGATGCAAAGTTGAGAAAGTATCAGCTGTCGATAAGGTGAAGGATTCTGTGGCTTCTTCTTCTGTTGTTTCTGACTCTGTTGTTTCTGACTCTGTTGTAGTGGAGAAAGATGTTCCCTTGGTAGTTGATTCTATTGGTAAATCTTATAGTACAAATAAGGGATTTGTTGATTTGGCTTGTTCTTTTCCGAAGTCTGGTCCGCAACCACTGGTTGATTCGATTCGTGCTTACCTCTCGTCTGAGATGAAAGGTGCTGCAGATAATTTTAGGAAAGAGGACTCACAGACTAAATCTTTTACTAAGCTTGCAGACGGTAAGGATATGATAAACTATTATGCGAAGCTTGCATATGAAAATTTGAAACGTTGTTTTGATGATATTGACTATTCCAATTCTGAATTCCCACCAGAACTTTCTATGTCGGTGTTGAAGAAAAATGAAACGGATCGTTATGTTACGTATCTTTCTTCTTTTTACACATATGCGGGTGGTGCGCATGGATTGTATTCTGAGCATGCGGTTAACTTTGACAAGAAGACAGGTGTTATATTGCGTGATATATTGAACCGCAAGGATGTAAAAGCGTTACAGTCTATCCTTAGAACAGGACTTGAAAGCTTTTTCAGAAAACCTTATGTTGCTGTTGGAGAAAAGAATGTAGAGGATGGTGTTAAGTCTGATATGAACGATCTCTTTATTGAGAATGGAATTATCCCACTACCAAAGAATGGCGTTTATCTTTCTTCAGAGGGTGTTGTCTTTATTTATGGACAATATGAGATTGCTCCTTATGCACTCGGAATGCCTACCTTTACTGTTCCTTATAAGGAGATCGGGAAGTTCCTTTCGCCTGAGGCACGACACCTTGCGGGGATTAAGTAA
- a CDS encoding alpha/beta hydrolase — protein MRHKKEIVEIGEHTCILHSEENAFFFIIQPVDSNDTEELERQITYIEENSQTPFIHIAIRVNKWNAELTPWPAPPVFGKIPFGDGAHSTLLYIREQLIPALKMRYAMELHKSNIILGGYSLAGLFSLWAGYQQNVPFHGIVSASPSAWYIGWLDYADTHQPQVEHVYLSLGDKEEKTKTKLISTISKDILRQEQIFKEKNVNCKMEWNEGNHFQDNGVRIAKGFVWLMHQ, from the coding sequence ATGAGACATAAAAAGGAGATTGTTGAGATAGGAGAACACACATGTATCCTACATAGCGAAGAGAATGCATTTTTTTTCATCATTCAGCCCGTTGATAGTAATGACACAGAGGAGTTGGAGAGACAAATCACCTATATAGAAGAAAACTCGCAAACACCTTTCATCCATATTGCTATTCGTGTAAACAAATGGAATGCCGAGCTTACCCCTTGGCCTGCTCCCCCAGTATTTGGAAAGATTCCTTTTGGAGATGGTGCTCATTCCACCTTATTATATATAAGAGAACAACTTATCCCCGCCTTAAAGATGCGATATGCTATGGAACTCCATAAAAGCAATATTATCTTAGGCGGATATTCATTAGCAGGGCTTTTCTCCCTTTGGGCAGGCTATCAACAGAACGTTCCTTTCCATGGAATCGTCTCAGCATCCCCTTCTGCATGGTATATAGGATGGTTAGACTATGCTGACACCCATCAACCACAAGTAGAACACGTATATCTCAGCCTTGGCGACAAAGAAGAGAAAACAAAAACAAAATTGATATCAACTATCAGTAAAGACATCCTACGCCAAGAACAAATCTTCAAAGAAAAAAACGTTAACTGCAAGATGGAATGGAATGAAGGCAACCATTTCCAAGACAACGGAGTCAGAATTGCCAAAGGCTTTGTTTGGTTGATGCACCAATAA